Proteins from one Acetobacteroides hydrogenigenes genomic window:
- a CDS encoding AsmA-like C-terminal region-containing protein yields the protein MKRRVAKIVFFSTIGAVFLLTLMGFIFQDKIISSALDNIRKNIRSRITIGDASFSLIKDFPYASIRLYDVSILSTKDIARKDFRQIIKPDTLLKARALNIRLNVLDLINNKITLKQIAIKDGELNLLVDKRGKNNYQIVKKSKEGEKKEEILLKVNEVKIQRTKLRFINLNKQIALVNTVKNLKSNGRFSLNTFDVKSKADVIVNQLAIGKISYVSSKRFEFSGRIKSAAYKSFNFADFIVTYKSNKLTVDGGFSTENNFYVDAAISGTDLVLKEMNELIPKVSQNLEKINFEGKVNISAKAVGFWNNKHHPFVYGEFDVRGGKSELLTDKSIASVNMKGSFSNGKGDINKAFITLDSYKVNTNFGDFEGKFTLTNFNKPLISLSSNFNLFISQLNEAYHIDSTKQIDGTVIGNITANGIVDFDSLSVLKLVRLVNNGNFKLSEVSFPINGNRYNILKGEISFIPTITKANISFISNSINGEISATVSDLYDGLMLEKPFNVDITANTKDINFDNLLSLNFKKNKSTIKKELNLANLTLNVKSKSAILRGVRMNNLEAIIQKEGSTIAFSHLNANAFGGKVNMVGKIEPNLKNKIDVDLYAQVDSISIESLFSSFNNFGQKTLTNQNIRGTASGDIAFRGQHFQNGKLDIKSIDCVSNITISNGQLIKFEPAYKLSKYIDLKELENIRFANLKNQITIKNGMVNIPAMYIASTAINLGLIGTHSFDGDYSYRVKLALKDVLFKKARSGLRKQISQQEFEDNTLLYFKIEGNSKTSKVSYDWSGKSWHLPELAPINGTPKKVEEPKPSAPPKSFKLQWDGEEVSTQRKATGQQPTAQVKNERKEPKKEEKKTKFKVEWDE from the coding sequence ATGAAAAGGAGAGTTGCTAAGATCGTATTTTTTTCAACTATTGGTGCTGTATTCTTGCTAACGCTTATGGGTTTTATTTTCCAAGATAAAATCATCAGCTCTGCACTAGACAATATTCGGAAGAACATTCGCAGCCGCATCACCATTGGAGATGCATCTTTCTCGCTTATTAAAGACTTCCCCTACGCATCTATCCGCTTATACGATGTATCTATACTATCAACAAAAGATATTGCCCGCAAAGATTTTCGACAAATAATTAAGCCCGACACGCTTCTAAAAGCCCGCGCCCTTAACATTAGGCTAAATGTTTTAGATCTTATCAACAACAAAATCACGCTAAAGCAAATAGCCATAAAGGATGGCGAGCTAAACCTTCTTGTTGACAAAAGAGGAAAGAACAACTATCAGATAGTAAAGAAAAGCAAAGAAGGCGAAAAAAAAGAGGAAATACTTCTAAAGGTTAACGAAGTTAAGATTCAGCGAACAAAGCTCCGATTCATAAATCTCAACAAGCAAATTGCACTGGTAAACACTGTAAAGAACCTTAAGAGCAATGGGCGCTTTAGCCTCAACACGTTCGACGTAAAATCTAAGGCAGATGTAATAGTAAACCAGCTTGCTATTGGTAAGATTAGCTACGTAAGCAGTAAACGATTCGAATTTTCAGGAAGAATTAAGTCCGCAGCCTACAAGTCATTTAACTTTGCAGACTTTATAGTTACCTATAAGAGTAATAAGCTAACGGTAGACGGTGGTTTTTCGACAGAAAACAACTTTTATGTTGATGCGGCAATTAGCGGAACAGATTTGGTGCTTAAAGAAATGAACGAGCTTATTCCTAAAGTCAGCCAGAACCTCGAAAAGATAAATTTTGAAGGAAAAGTAAACATAAGCGCAAAAGCAGTAGGATTTTGGAATAACAAGCATCATCCTTTTGTTTATGGAGAATTTGACGTACGTGGTGGGAAAAGCGAGCTGCTCACAGACAAAAGCATTGCTTCTGTAAACATGAAAGGCTCTTTTTCTAATGGGAAGGGAGATATCAACAAAGCGTTTATAACTCTAGATTCGTACAAGGTGAACACCAATTTTGGAGATTTTGAAGGGAAGTTCACGCTTACCAATTTCAATAAACCTCTAATTAGCTTGTCTTCTAATTTTAACTTATTTATCAGTCAATTAAACGAAGCTTACCACATAGATTCTACAAAACAAATTGATGGAACGGTAATAGGTAATATCACGGCAAACGGAATTGTAGACTTTGACTCGCTTTCGGTGCTTAAGCTCGTCCGACTTGTTAACAATGGCAACTTTAAGCTTAGCGAAGTAAGCTTCCCTATTAATGGGAATAGATACAATATTCTTAAAGGAGAAATATCTTTTATTCCGACAATTACAAAGGCTAACATAAGCTTTATATCTAACTCAATAAATGGGGAGATATCTGCAACGGTTAGCGACCTCTACGATGGATTAATGCTAGAAAAACCATTCAACGTAGACATTACCGCCAACACAAAGGATATCAACTTCGACAACCTGCTTTCGCTCAACTTCAAAAAAAATAAAAGCACTATTAAAAAGGAGCTTAATCTTGCTAACCTAACCTTAAACGTAAAATCAAAATCTGCAATTCTGAGGGGGGTACGAATGAACAACCTCGAAGCAATAATACAGAAAGAGGGATCTACAATTGCCTTCTCGCACCTTAACGCTAATGCCTTTGGAGGAAAAGTCAACATGGTGGGCAAAATTGAGCCAAACCTAAAAAACAAAATTGACGTAGATCTATACGCTCAGGTAGACAGCATTAGCATTGAGTCGCTATTCTCTTCATTCAACAATTTTGGGCAAAAGACGCTAACCAACCAGAACATAAGAGGAACAGCAAGCGGCGATATCGCCTTTAGGGGTCAGCACTTCCAAAACGGAAAGCTCGACATCAAATCAATTGATTGTGTATCCAACATCACCATAAGCAACGGGCAGCTGATCAAATTCGAGCCTGCATACAAGCTCTCGAAGTATATCGACCTGAAAGAGCTGGAGAATATTCGATTTGCGAACCTTAAGAACCAGATAACCATTAAAAACGGAATGGTTAACATCCCTGCCATGTACATTGCCTCTACGGCAATTAACCTCGGCCTTATTGGCACGCACAGCTTTGATGGCGACTACAGCTATAGGGTGAAGCTGGCGCTGAAGGATGTTCTGTTCAAAAAGGCCCGATCTGGATTAAGGAAGCAGATTTCTCAACAAGAGTTCGAAGACAATACTCTGCTCTACTTCAAAATAGAGGGCAACAGTAAAACTTCGAAAGTGAGCTACGATTGGAGCGGAAAAAGCTGGCACCTCCCCGAATTGGCCCCTATAAACGGAACGCCCAAAAAGGTGGAAGAGCCAAAGCCCAGCGCTCCACCAAAAAGCTTTAAGCTGCAGTGGGATGGCGAAGAGGTGTCTACGCAGCGTAAAGCAACAGGGCAGCAACCCACCGCACAGGTAAAAAACGAAAGAAAAGAGCCCAAAAAGGAGGAGAAGAAGACAAAGTTTAAGGTGGAATGGGACGAGTAG
- a CDS encoding DUF6261 family protein yields the protein MINGYYFKKMHINEKGTFAAEVADATAPFAATMPALAAYKKTVDDRLAIYRKSLEKLSMVDLSSLIESDDDHRDNGLTNLRDYAQLCTERKNAAWAQAGQLIVNTYRKIGWDMDRMAYADETTRVDTLLSMLKNEPELRQAVETIQAQEWVTEIEEAQASFKQHSTARVDKTAAQEAKSNTVQAAKELGEAIAKEFRFIESEIEFYNKAELKDLVFKLNTIIAKYVTLQKQRATRSENDQNATTK from the coding sequence ATGATCAACGGATACTACTTTAAGAAAATGCACATCAACGAAAAAGGCACCTTCGCTGCCGAAGTCGCTGATGCCACCGCCCCTTTTGCCGCAACCATGCCCGCCCTGGCCGCCTACAAGAAAACCGTAGACGATAGGCTGGCCATCTACCGCAAATCGCTCGAAAAGCTGAGCATGGTAGACCTAAGCAGCCTCATCGAAAGCGACGACGACCACCGCGACAACGGCTTGACCAACCTACGCGACTACGCACAGCTCTGCACCGAACGCAAGAACGCCGCCTGGGCACAGGCCGGGCAGCTCATCGTAAACACCTACCGCAAGATTGGTTGGGATATGGACCGAATGGCCTACGCCGACGAAACCACCCGCGTAGACACCCTCCTGAGCATGCTCAAGAACGAGCCCGAGCTCCGGCAGGCCGTAGAAACCATTCAGGCCCAAGAATGGGTTACCGAAATAGAGGAAGCACAGGCCAGCTTCAAGCAGCACTCCACCGCACGCGTCGACAAGACCGCAGCGCAGGAGGCCAAGAGCAACACCGTACAGGCCGCCAAGGAGCTCGGCGAGGCCATCGCTAAGGAGTTCCGCTTTATCGAGAGCGAAATCGAGTTCTACAACAAGGCCGAGCTAAAGGACCTAGTGTTTAAGCTCAACACGATTATCGCCAAGTACGTGACCCTGCAGAAGCAGCGCGCCACCCGCTCCGAAAACGATCAGAATGCCACAACGAAATAG
- a CDS encoding rhomboid family intramembrane serine protease, whose amino-acid sequence MPRDWASVANFLVSPLIHTGLDHLFNNSIAFFILFLTCFYFYGGIALWVVLGGVVSGFFVWIFGREAYHVGLSGVCYCLASFLFFSGIIRKNLSLMTISLLVVFLQSEMIWGLFPSLNEPLNISWEGHLSGGVVGFFLAFRYRKQGPPNDSMPEEDDDEEEEDDVEDNQYERDGSLLDEENR is encoded by the coding sequence ATGCCTCGCGATTGGGCTAGTGTGGCTAACTTTCTGGTCTCGCCACTTATTCATACCGGATTAGACCATCTTTTCAACAATAGCATAGCGTTTTTTATCCTTTTTCTTACGTGCTTCTACTTTTATGGGGGTATTGCGCTTTGGGTCGTGTTAGGCGGTGTAGTCTCTGGTTTTTTTGTCTGGATTTTTGGTCGTGAGGCCTACCATGTAGGGTTGAGTGGGGTATGCTATTGCCTGGCATCGTTCCTTTTTTTTAGCGGTATAATTCGAAAGAACCTGTCGCTTATGACTATTTCGCTGCTGGTTGTTTTTCTGCAAAGCGAGATGATTTGGGGTTTGTTTCCTTCGCTAAACGAGCCGCTCAACATCTCGTGGGAAGGGCACCTTTCGGGAGGGGTCGTTGGCTTTTTTCTTGCGTTTCGTTACCGTAAGCAAGGACCCCCTAATGATTCAATGCCGGAAGAGGATGACGATGAAGAAGAAGAAGATGATGTTGAAGATAATCAATATGAACGCGATGGTAGTTTATTAGATGAAGAAAATAGATAA
- a CDS encoding glycosyltransferase family 117 protein, whose protein sequence is MKNFKFYNLLVGWITFAISAIVYLLTIEPSGSYWDCGEFIATAFKLEVGHPPGAPLFMIMARFFTLFAGGNLELVATMVNVMSALASAFTILFLFWTITHLARRIYANTDELNANQIFGIIGAGFVGALAYTFSDTFWFSAVEGEVYAMSSLFTAVVFWAILKWENDFGKPYANRWIILISYLMGLSIGVHLLNLLAIPAIVFVFYFKKYKVTKVGVLKALGVSALILGGILYVIIPGFAKVGSWFELLFVNSFGLPFNSGFFFYLALLVGGLIWGVHYTYKHGKVIGNTILLCVSVIMIGYSSYTMIVVRAFADTPINENDPENVFALINYLNREQYGDRPLVKGQYFSAPITSTTPRYSYTKNEKEGRYDKFIISYNYDFDSQFETVFPRMYSMQKDHIDQYMTWGNVKGKQVMTTNANGEEEATIVPTFGENVGFFLSYQVGYMYMRYFMWNFVGRQNDIQGQGGSLYGNWQSGIPFIDRMITGSNDTVDYLKDNKGSNKYFFLPLILGLIGIFYQVQRDPKNAFVVGLLFFLTGLAIVIYLNQTPLQPRERDYAYAGSFYAFTIWIGLAVLSVQEFLSKRVKGLAAPALATALCLFAAPVLMGAQTWDDHDRSNRYMAEDFAYNYLQTTLPNSIIITNGDNDTFPLWFQQEVKGVRTDVRIMNTSLLGTDWYIDQMKKKAYESNPLPISIPREKYVQGVNDQIVVMNKVEGYHDAKEVMDFILDSDPSTKIPYGNDLISFTPTSFIKIPVNKQNAIASGIVAAKDADKMVDTLYINIKKRDLSKSDFVILDILAHYQWNRPIYIVSPGGDGDLGFSDYLQFDGFAYRLVPIKTPHDQNTLDAGRVDTDVLYNNLMKKYRWGTINNPNIYVDQNMSRTVVQVLRIRDMFSKLAAELIKEGKLDKALKVQDRGMELVPFSMYAPEFMPYSIPAIVDNYYKLGKTDKANRIAEEMLNRNVKNLSFFLKLDPKIGNNLGMEKQLGFQSILFVSEVVKKYNQPALYKKYEDALNSFYPYFAPSFQEQQPELTDSIVQE, encoded by the coding sequence ATGAAGAACTTCAAATTCTACAACTTACTCGTTGGTTGGATTACTTTTGCCATTTCGGCAATTGTATACTTGCTTACCATCGAGCCATCGGGTAGCTACTGGGATTGCGGTGAATTTATCGCAACTGCCTTTAAGCTTGAAGTAGGACACCCTCCGGGGGCGCCGTTGTTTATGATCATGGCTAGGTTTTTTACCCTATTTGCCGGAGGTAATCTGGAGCTCGTTGCTACAATGGTAAATGTGATGTCAGCGCTGGCAAGTGCTTTCACCATTCTGTTCCTTTTTTGGACGATTACCCATTTGGCCCGTCGTATCTATGCTAATACCGATGAACTCAATGCGAATCAAATTTTCGGGATTATTGGTGCTGGTTTTGTTGGTGCTTTGGCGTATACATTTTCGGATACATTCTGGTTTTCTGCGGTAGAAGGTGAGGTTTATGCGATGTCGTCGCTGTTTACCGCGGTAGTATTCTGGGCGATTCTTAAATGGGAAAATGATTTTGGAAAGCCCTACGCTAACCGTTGGATTATCCTTATCTCTTACCTAATGGGCTTGTCGATTGGGGTTCACCTTTTGAACCTTCTTGCCATTCCTGCTATCGTATTCGTGTTCTACTTTAAAAAGTATAAAGTTACTAAAGTTGGGGTTTTAAAGGCATTGGGTGTTTCGGCGCTGATCCTTGGTGGTATACTTTACGTGATTATCCCTGGTTTTGCAAAGGTAGGATCGTGGTTTGAGCTGCTGTTCGTGAACAGCTTTGGGCTTCCTTTCAACTCTGGCTTCTTCTTCTACCTAGCATTATTGGTAGGTGGGCTAATTTGGGGCGTTCATTATACCTATAAGCATGGTAAGGTTATTGGCAATACGATACTGCTTTGCGTTTCGGTTATCATGATCGGTTACTCGAGCTACACCATGATTGTTGTTCGTGCATTTGCCGATACGCCAATCAACGAGAACGATCCTGAAAATGTATTTGCTCTTATTAACTACTTGAATCGCGAGCAGTACGGCGATCGTCCTCTTGTTAAGGGACAGTACTTCTCTGCGCCTATTACCAGCACAACTCCTCGCTACTCGTATACCAAAAACGAGAAGGAAGGAAGGTATGATAAGTTTATTATTTCGTATAACTACGATTTCGATTCGCAGTTTGAGACGGTGTTTCCTCGTATGTACAGCATGCAGAAGGATCATATTGATCAGTACATGACCTGGGGCAACGTTAAGGGTAAACAGGTGATGACTACCAACGCGAATGGAGAAGAGGAGGCTACCATTGTGCCAACCTTTGGGGAAAATGTTGGATTCTTCCTCAGCTATCAGGTTGGGTACATGTACATGCGCTACTTTATGTGGAATTTTGTGGGTCGACAAAATGATATACAGGGTCAGGGTGGAAGCCTGTACGGCAACTGGCAGTCGGGCATTCCGTTTATTGATAGGATGATTACCGGAAGCAACGATACGGTTGATTACCTTAAGGACAATAAGGGTAGCAACAAGTACTTCTTCCTTCCGCTGATTCTTGGCCTTATCGGTATCTTCTACCAGGTTCAGCGCGATCCGAAGAATGCCTTTGTGGTAGGTTTGCTCTTCTTCCTAACCGGATTGGCTATCGTAATCTACCTAAACCAAACACCGCTGCAGCCTCGCGAGCGCGACTATGCCTATGCTGGTTCGTTCTACGCGTTTACCATTTGGATTGGTCTTGCGGTGCTCTCGGTTCAGGAATTCTTGTCGAAGAGGGTTAAGGGACTTGCCGCTCCTGCGCTGGCAACGGCTCTTTGCCTATTTGCCGCTCCGGTGCTTATGGGCGCCCAAACTTGGGACGACCACGACCGATCGAACCGCTACATGGCCGAAGATTTTGCCTACAACTATCTGCAAACTACACTTCCCAATAGTATTATAATTACCAATGGCGATAACGATACCTTCCCACTATGGTTCCAGCAGGAGGTTAAGGGTGTTCGTACTGATGTTCGAATTATGAATACTAGCCTTTTGGGAACCGACTGGTACATCGACCAGATGAAGAAGAAAGCTTACGAGTCGAATCCGCTTCCTATCTCTATTCCACGCGAAAAGTACGTTCAGGGGGTAAACGACCAGATCGTTGTTATGAATAAGGTTGAGGGCTACCACGATGCCAAGGAGGTGATGGATTTCATCCTCGATTCTGATCCTAGCACCAAAATACCGTACGGTAACGATCTGATTAGCTTCACGCCAACCAGCTTCATCAAGATACCCGTAAATAAGCAAAATGCTATTGCCAGCGGTATTGTTGCGGCTAAGGATGCCGATAAGATGGTGGATACGCTGTACATCAACATTAAGAAGCGCGATTTGAGCAAGAGCGACTTCGTGATACTCGATATCCTTGCACACTACCAGTGGAACCGACCCATATACATCGTATCTCCAGGTGGTGATGGCGACTTAGGCTTCTCCGACTACCTTCAGTTCGATGGCTTTGCGTACCGTCTGGTTCCTATAAAAACGCCTCACGATCAGAACACGCTTGATGCCGGACGCGTTGATACCGATGTGCTCTACAACAACCTGATGAAGAAGTACCGTTGGGGTACCATCAACAATCCGAATATCTACGTTGATCAGAACATGAGCCGTACCGTTGTACAGGTGCTGCGCATCCGCGACATGTTCAGCAAGCTAGCCGCTGAGCTCATCAAGGAGGGCAAGCTGGATAAGGCGCTTAAGGTGCAGGATAGGGGAATGGAGCTGGTTCCGTTTAGCATGTACGCGCCCGAGTTTATGCCTTACAGCATTCCTGCAATTGTGGATAACTACTACAAGCTGGGCAAGACCGATAAGGCCAATAGGATTGCCGAGGAGATGCTCAACCGAAACGTGAAAAACCTTAGCTTCTTCTTGAAGCTTGATCCAAAGATCGGCAACAACCTAGGCATGGAGAAGCAGCTGGGCTTCCAGAGCATCCTGTTTGTTTCGGAGGTGGTGAAGAAGTACAACCAGCCGGCCCTGTACAAGAAGTACGAGGATGCGCTGAACAGCTTCTACCCCTACTTTGCTCCATCGTTCCAGGAGCAGCAGCCGGAGTTAACCGATAGCATCGTTCAGGAATAG
- a CDS encoding bactofilin family protein, with product MKILGNMAKNTEVEPMSNNLNIIGFGSEIKGEVSTNGDIRIDGSLNGNITAKGKIVVGETGRIVGNVFCKQCDVFGYIEGNVNTQDILSLKVSANVNGDMVCSKLSIEPGAKFSGKCDMNQTLGEVL from the coding sequence ATGAAAATTCTAGGGAACATGGCGAAGAATACAGAGGTAGAGCCAATGTCTAATAATTTGAATATTATTGGTTTTGGTTCGGAAATTAAGGGGGAAGTGAGCACTAATGGCGACATCCGTATTGATGGATCGCTCAACGGAAACATTACGGCTAAAGGAAAGATTGTTGTGGGGGAAACAGGCCGTATTGTGGGTAATGTTTTTTGCAAGCAATGCGATGTTTTTGGCTATATTGAGGGGAATGTAAACACTCAGGATATTCTATCGCTAAAGGTATCTGCCAATGTTAATGGAGATATGGTTTGCTCTAAGCTTTCTATAGAGCCAGGTGCAAAGTTTAGCGGTAAGTGCGATATGAACCAAACTCTTGGAGAGGTTCTATAA
- a CDS encoding TIGR00266 family protein, with protein MIPQPVSYQITGGSYQTLDVTLSPGETIIAEAGAMIFMEEGISYETCLGDGTEPNPGIMGKLFPSGSRPLPCETLFLTYFTNYGRGSRKISFSTPYVGSIHLIDLASFNHEIVIQRNAFICGPKGLKLQPYLFNRTGAAAKNDTMPLEKISGEGEVYVSIGGLLIERELHNETIHAETSSIVAFQPGISLSVDANDRLKTMVLGNSGATLATLSGSGKVWMQSHPIKKMIQTITTCIHQLHLNEGKILGKFYEE; from the coding sequence ATGATTCCGCAACCAGTTAGCTACCAAATTACGGGGGGAAGCTACCAAACCCTCGATGTAACCCTTAGTCCAGGCGAAACCATTATTGCCGAAGCCGGCGCCATGATCTTCATGGAGGAGGGCATATCGTACGAGACCTGCCTTGGCGATGGCACCGAGCCCAATCCGGGCATCATGGGCAAGCTATTCCCCTCCGGTTCGAGACCGCTACCCTGCGAAACGCTCTTCCTTACCTACTTTACCAACTACGGCAGGGGAAGCCGGAAGATATCGTTCTCTACCCCCTACGTGGGCAGCATCCACCTGATCGACCTGGCATCGTTCAACCACGAGATCGTGATACAGCGCAACGCCTTTATATGCGGGCCTAAGGGCCTTAAGCTGCAGCCCTACCTGTTCAACAGAACGGGCGCAGCGGCCAAGAACGACACCATGCCGCTCGAGAAGATCAGCGGCGAGGGCGAAGTGTACGTTTCCATAGGTGGCCTGCTGATCGAGCGCGAGCTCCACAACGAAACCATCCATGCCGAAACCAGCAGCATTGTAGCCTTTCAGCCCGGCATTAGCCTATCGGTTGATGCCAACGACCGCCTAAAAACTATGGTGCTGGGCAACAGCGGCGCCACCCTGGCAACGCTAAGCGGCAGCGGTAAGGTATGGATGCAGTCGCACCCCATCAAAAAGATGATCCAAACCATCACCACCTGCATCCACCAGCTGCACCTAAACGAGGGTAAAATCCTCGGCAAGTTCTACGAAGAGTAG
- the mnmH gene encoding tRNA 2-selenouridine(34) synthase MnmH codes for MPTTLSPDKFLELRPNTAILDVRSPQEYAKGHIPGALSMPLFTDEERAVVGTKYTRQGKDLAVLAGLEFVGPKLADMVRFGRKKVNAQGEIAVHCWRGGMRSASVAWLLETAGFKVYLLRGGYKAYRTYLREQLGSQQADIRILGGNTGSGKTDILLEMKRQGAQVLDLEGYANHKGSAFGAIGQEPQPFAEMFENRLFDEWRTFDFGRPIWIEDESKNIGRVAICDELFTKMRAASVYRISIPKELRVKRLVADYAGFGSEVIRQALDKIERRLGLDTYKVCVEALAQSDYARIADLTLAYYDKAYLIQNQKRPPEALIDIVLDYDNPAQAAAELLRME; via the coding sequence ATGCCAACAACCCTAAGCCCAGACAAGTTTTTGGAGCTGCGCCCCAATACCGCCATTCTCGACGTTCGATCGCCCCAGGAGTACGCCAAAGGCCACATCCCGGGGGCGCTAAGCATGCCCCTGTTCACCGACGAGGAGCGCGCCGTGGTGGGCACCAAGTACACCCGGCAGGGCAAGGACCTGGCGGTGCTGGCCGGCCTCGAATTCGTAGGCCCCAAGCTGGCCGACATGGTGCGCTTTGGCCGCAAAAAGGTAAACGCCCAAGGCGAGATTGCCGTGCACTGCTGGCGGGGCGGCATGCGCAGCGCCAGCGTGGCCTGGCTGCTCGAAACCGCCGGCTTTAAGGTGTACCTGCTCCGCGGCGGCTACAAGGCCTACCGCACCTACCTCCGCGAGCAGCTCGGCAGCCAGCAGGCCGACATCCGCATCCTGGGCGGCAACACCGGCAGCGGCAAAACCGACATCCTGCTGGAGATGAAGCGGCAGGGCGCGCAGGTGCTCGACCTCGAGGGCTACGCCAACCACAAGGGATCGGCCTTCGGCGCCATCGGGCAGGAGCCCCAGCCCTTTGCCGAGATGTTCGAGAACCGGCTCTTCGACGAGTGGAGAACCTTCGACTTCGGTAGGCCCATCTGGATCGAGGACGAGAGCAAGAACATCGGCCGCGTGGCCATCTGCGACGAGCTCTTTACCAAGATGCGCGCCGCCAGCGTCTACCGCATCAGCATCCCCAAGGAGCTCCGCGTTAAGCGCCTGGTGGCCGACTACGCCGGCTTCGGCAGCGAGGTCATCCGCCAGGCCCTCGACAAGATCGAGCGCCGCCTGGGCCTCGACACCTACAAGGTGTGCGTGGAGGCCCTTGCCCAGAGCGACTACGCCCGCATCGCCGACCTCACCCTCGCCTACTACGACAAGGCCTACCTCATCCAAAACCAGAAGCGCCCGCCCGAGGCCCTCATCGACATCGTCCTCGACTACGACAACCCCGCCCAAGCCGCCGCCGAGCTCCTGCGGATGGAGTAG
- the rsgA gene encoding ribosome small subunit-dependent GTPase A, whose translation MAQSKEFIGLVVKATGSWYTVVNRETGEKLECKIRGKIRLKDVKTTNPIVVGDYVKVDFSDEDEIGVISKIHERRNYIIRRSTNLSKEAHIIAANIDQVFLVVTIDLPKTSREFVDRFLVAAEAYKVPATIVVNKIDLYDIDAKVELELFKMDYALAGYEVMEVSATEGTNLDALRSRLEGKVSVFSGNSGVGKSTLLNALDINLELRTGKISDYHHKGTHTTTFSEMFPFGSNGYVIDTPGIKGFGIIDVKKDELFHFFKDIFRYSEGCKFYNCTHTHEPGCAVKEAVTNEQIALSRYESYLKILEDEDEKYRTKF comes from the coding sequence ATGGCACAATCGAAAGAATTTATAGGACTCGTGGTTAAGGCAACCGGCAGCTGGTACACGGTGGTAAACCGCGAAACGGGCGAGAAGCTGGAGTGCAAGATACGCGGTAAAATCCGCCTGAAGGATGTGAAAACCACCAACCCTATCGTGGTAGGCGACTACGTAAAGGTCGACTTCTCGGACGAGGACGAGATTGGCGTCATCTCCAAAATCCATGAGCGCAGGAACTACATCATCCGCCGCTCGACGAACCTTTCGAAGGAGGCGCACATCATTGCCGCCAACATCGACCAGGTGTTCCTGGTGGTTACCATCGATTTGCCTAAGACCAGCCGCGAGTTTGTGGACCGATTTTTGGTTGCCGCCGAGGCCTACAAGGTGCCAGCCACCATCGTTGTAAACAAGATAGACCTTTACGACATCGATGCCAAGGTGGAGCTCGAGCTCTTTAAGATGGACTACGCCCTTGCGGGATACGAGGTAATGGAGGTTTCGGCCACCGAAGGTACCAACCTCGACGCGCTCCGCAGCCGTCTAGAGGGCAAGGTGAGCGTGTTCTCGGGCAACTCGGGTGTCGGCAAGTCGACCCTGCTGAATGCCCTCGACATCAACCTCGAGCTGAGAACCGGCAAGATATCGGACTACCACCACAAGGGCACCCACACCACCACCTTCTCGGAGATGTTCCCCTTTGGCAGCAACGGGTACGTTATCGACACCCCCGGAATTAAGGGGTTCGGCATTATCGACGTGAAGAAGGACGAGCTCTTCCACTTCTTTAAGGATATATTTAGGTACTCCGAAGGCTGCAAGTTCTACAACTGCACCCATACGCACGAGCCGGGCTGCGCCGTAAAGGAGGCCGTAACCAACGAGCAGATTGCCCTATCGCGCTACGAGAGCTACCTTAAAATACTTGAGGACGAGGACGAAAAATACCGCACAAAGTTTTAG